Genomic segment of Malus domestica chromosome 15, GDT2T_hap1:
tttgtgaacatgaggaactaagcctttttggctagggggttattcaataccatgattatgcttgcaagatgaattgattacgtctaattgctatttcatgaattgtgaatgcaatttgcttaaccgtttgattgaagacttatttttgtgtgttgattaaggtggccaacttagttttcatgcaggaatttgaagctaaaatataaggaagtttcacctaatagttacaaccttatatttgcaagtagtggaggtcgcttataaacgatcgtgttaagtgaattattggcaaacgtttcatgcttttcatagtaacaattgcctcatcaaggcttatagttttcatgaagcttaatgatctttgattgtatctttattgtgcttttcacgtaagggacttttagagaatgttttgagttgttgcatgtgcattcccatccaattcaataacttaaggaagacttgaaggttaaaaaagtgctatcacagttaacctagggcgttgaggttcatggtttattgaaagaagcaattggaaatcaaatttgaatgcaagtgtatcatgtgtggagaagaaccctctagttatcccatatctcatcaattcacctaattttgtctaagaatctgtttacattgttcttgtcttaattaacttattttcgtccaaaatcaaccccaccttatttctttgagtcatattagttagaacttgtcttagattatgtttctaagtgttttaggtcattagaaaaccaaatttcgtccaagtttgtgttagtattcaaaactgcccagaaagtgtttttaaggcagttttgagtgtttttgtgctgttttgaggcttttggtttgttttaatgttttagagtttagttttgcattctttgagtctaggttagtgttttaaactttgttttacatatttgagtcagtttagagtgttttagcaatccctcctaatccccggtttaagaacgagccctacttatccatactacaattgtcaacaagagggtttaatttatgtgtttcgttattttacgcatcaaattttggcgccgttgccggggattagcaactttgctaatccctcgttatttctttttattttcgtttgttttctatcttagttgctgatttgttttgtttctttgttattaggtactagtgcatgacttgAAGTTcccaacctgttcgtgagcatattttggactttgacgacgatttcgagagaactttgagaagaaggaggaaccaACAAGAGTCTAACCCACCTAGCCCGGAACctgaccttgaagaacaagttctagaagaggaggaggaacccATGGCACAAGTGGCTGAATAAGtgcaaggcatggccatggacaatcgtagACTAAAGGAGATTTCCgcctcgggattggataatgccgcacccttgtgtatccaatatcccacggctgctcaaggtaagaccgaagagttcgagttaaagtcaagtttgctccaccacattccaaaataccatgggttgtccatggaagatccgaacaaacacttgaaagaatttgaggtggtgtgttcaagcatgactcctgTCAACGTcgacggaagtattttgaagatgaaggcttttccattctctttgatggacaaagccaaggattggttatacgaattggctcccggaacggtcacatcttgggagagtatgaagagggcatttttggagaagtttttcccaacttctcgaatcATCCTTCTTCGTAAAAAGATAAGTGGTATTCAGCAAgaggaaggtgagtcttttcccacttattatgaacgttttaaatcacttgttgcttcttgtccacaacatcagatgaaggaggacaATACTTTTACGAGGGGCTCTTACCACTTGAACatcaaatgctcgatgcttcGGTGGGttgagcattggtggacaaaacacccatggctgccaagatcttgattgctaatcgagcgttgaacgctcaacaatatgagggcgtaggccaaagaggacccccacggcaacaagtgcatgaggtaagttccacatccgatattcaatctcaattagctaatcttactccATTGtttctcagatggccgaaggaatgaaaattcaaggaccaatggtgtgtggcgtatgttctatccaaggacatgcctcggaaaagtgtcctcaactcattgagaatggtggatgggagagcgctaatgcaattgggtttcaaagccaaaatcaaccaagaaacgatccatattccaatacctacaatcccggttggagagaccacccaaatttcaagtggagggagccccaacaatcccaaccacaaggaggctttaggcaacaacccccgggtttctacaccaaaccatacgcaccccctcaagtccaaccacaatctgccccaaatgctTCAGGTACGTCTCTAGATAATGATggacttcttaagatactaaccaaGTTATCTCAGGGGCAAGACGATCACACccaagcaatgcaaaaccaaaacaaaagggtggatcacttggagaaacaaattgggcagattgcagaTTTTGTAGGGAAGTTTCGTGACCAAGGCcaacttcctagttctaccattccaaatccaaagggagggTTCGAAAGTGCAAAAGCCATATTGTTGAGAAGTGGAAGAGAAGTCGGGGCAGGTTCTAAACCATCAACATCAGGTCTCAATGAGGATGAAAAACCGAAatttgaagaggaggaagaaggcctacccacggcaaaggtggaaacacctttgccgcaagcttcTAGTACCCCAAAGTTGTCCAATATGTCCAATACAGGTAAGAGTGTGTCAAATTcagttcctactaatgtttttccttcgaatgttccttttcctagtaggtttatgcaaacaaagaaggaagaagctgaaaaggacattcttgagacatttaggaaagttcaagttaacataccccttttggatgcaataAAACAAGTCCCGAGatatgccaagtttttaaaggagttgtgcaccactaggaagaggatttcgaccaaggaggttgtaaaggtaggtgaaaatgtctccgccatcttgcaacgcaaactaccccccaaatgcaaagatccgggtagttttacaattccttgtgtcattggtaatacccgtttcaaatctgccatgttagatttcggtgcttctataaatgttatgccatattcaatttatgtaTCTATGAATTTAGGTGAGTtaaaacatgatggtgtaatcatacaattggccgatagatctaacgcttatccaaagggagttttggaagacgttttagtgcaggttgatcatttaatcttcccggcggatttctatgtgctcgaaatggatgaatcggaaccatgccccttcattgcccatcctccttggaaggccattcatgaaaacggccctGGCTAAGATTGACgtgtttaatggaactttgtccatggaatttgatggggaagttgttaattttaatctttctgattctattaAGTACCCTaatgaggaccattcatgtttctttattgatataattgactctttggcgcagggatatcttgaagatttgaatgctgatgcgcttgaaaaagtcattacaagaggcatggaactcaaaaccAAGGGTGCAAACCCTATGCTAACCCACGGCACACATGAAACACTCTATGCCGTGCCTCCTAGTGAGGAAATCAttgagttggttgctgcccttgagtcattacctaagcatggtggtaagtctcctaacttcgattcaattcccatttcgactaacaagttgcttccatccataattcaggcacccATCCTTGATCTTAAACCcttaccaagccatttgaagtacattttcttgggggAAAATGAGACCTTacctgccatcatttcctcatccctcacggcacaagaagaggagaaactagtgcgtgtgttgaaggagttcaaatctgccctaggttggaccTTGGCCGATATCAAATGTATAAGTCATACAAcgtgtatgcatcacatatttcttgaggagggggccaaaccaactagagaggctcaacgccgtctcaaccctccgatgattgaagtcggagagggtaagtgacgtacaagatctatttttgacttatcaacctcaatacctttttcagagattatatgacctaaaactatgtcttgtttaaccatgaaatgacatttttcccaattaagaacaaggttaatTTCAACGCAACGTTTTAAAATCAAGCTAAGATTATGCAAAcaactatcaaacgaatcaccaaaagacgctaaaatcatccatgaaaacttcaattattttctctacataatccgaaaatatgctcatcatgcatctttgaaatgtggcaggtgcattacataaaccaaaaggcaagcgacgatatgcaaatgtaccaaaagggcatgtaaaagtggttttttctttgtcctcgggtgctatgacaatttgattataaccagaataaccatcaagaaaacaatagaaagcataaccagctaacctctcaagcatttggtcaatgaacggcaatgggaagtgatccttccttgtggtggcatttagcttcctatagtcgatgcacaccctccaaccagTTTGAATGCATTGAGGAACAAgttcattctcggcattagctaccactgtcactccggatttctttggtacacattgaacgggcgaaacccacctactatctgtgattggatagataactccACAATttagaagctttatgatctccttcttcacaacttccatcataggagagttgagacggcgctgagcctctcgagatgtttaggcccctcctccaaaagtatgcgatgcatgcacgtagtagggctaattcccttgatgtcggccaatgtccatccaattgcCGTTTTGTACTCCTTTAGCACCCTCACTAATTTACTCTCCTTTTGTGCCGTGAGTGAGGATGAAAtgatgacgggcaatgtctcatcctctcccaagaaaacataccTCAAGTGACTAggcaatggcttaagttcaagtgtgGGTGGCTGCACAACTCAGGGAAGCATTTTATTAGCCGAAACCGAACTTAAAATAGGGGCCAAAAACTTACCAGTTTGCGATggcaatgactcaagggcagccaccatctcaatgatatcttcactagggggcacggcaatgGAATCCtcatgcatgccgtgggtttccTTGGTGGctatttcaatgtttttcatgttctttccttgtgcaatgaccaattcaagtgcatcgtcctTCAAATTGTCAAAATGGTCATGCGcaaaagagtcaattatatcaatagcaaaacatgaatgattttcactaggaaacttcatagaatcagaaagattgaaattaatcaCTTCCcaatcaaattccatcgttaaagtgccattaaacacatcaatctttgttcgggccgttttcatgaatggccttccaaggaggatgggtaatgaaggggcatggtccgattcatccatctcaAGTACGTAGAAATCTgccggaaagatcaaatgattaacctgcactaaaacatcctccaaaactccctttggataggcattagatctatcggccaattgtatgattacaccatcattttttaactctcctaggttcatagatgcataaattgaatatggcatga
This window contains:
- the LOC139191915 gene encoding uncharacterized protein, yielding MQNQNKRVDHLEKQIGQIADFVGKFRDQGQLPSSTIPNPKGGFESAKAILLRSGREVGAGSKPSTSGLNEDEKPKFEEEEEGLPTAKVETPLPQASSTPKLSNMSNTGKSVSNSVPTNVFPSNVPFPSRFMQTKKEEAEKDILETFRKVQVNIPLLDAIKQVPRYAKFLKELCTTRKRISTKEVVKGYLEDLNADALEKVITRGMELKTKGANPMLTHGTHETLYAVPPSEEIIELVAALESLPKHGGKSPNFDSIPISTNKLLPSIIQAPILDLKPLPSHLKYIFLGENETLPAIISSSLTAQEEEKLVRVLKEFKSALEII